Proteins found in one Microcella daejeonensis genomic segment:
- a CDS encoding HpcH/HpaI aldolase/citrate lyase family protein, translating into MSGLPGPALLFCPADRPERYAKALDRADGVILDLEDAVAPADKQRAREALLATPVDPGRVIVRVNAIGTEDHERDLAMLARTGYRRLMLPKAVDARSLDRWQVIALVETAAGVLAAESLAAQQGVVGLMWGAEDLIASLGGSSSRHVDGRYRDAAVHARARVLLAAAARGIAAIDAVHLDIADVDGLAAEARDAAAQGFSASACIHPSQVAVIREAYRPSDEEVDAARALLAAAEGRPGVFAHEGRMVDEPVLRHARRIVARATP; encoded by the coding sequence GTGAGCGGCCTGCCCGGCCCGGCTCTGCTCTTCTGCCCGGCCGATCGGCCCGAGCGCTACGCGAAGGCGCTCGACCGGGCCGACGGCGTCATCCTCGACCTCGAGGACGCGGTCGCGCCGGCCGACAAGCAGCGCGCGCGCGAGGCGCTGCTCGCGACCCCCGTCGACCCCGGGCGCGTCATCGTGCGGGTGAACGCCATCGGCACCGAGGATCACGAGCGCGATCTCGCGATGCTCGCGCGCACCGGCTACCGGCGGCTCATGCTGCCGAAGGCGGTGGATGCCCGCAGCCTCGACCGCTGGCAGGTGATCGCCCTCGTCGAGACCGCCGCCGGGGTGCTGGCCGCCGAGTCGCTCGCTGCCCAGCAGGGCGTCGTCGGCCTCATGTGGGGCGCCGAGGATCTCATCGCGTCCCTCGGCGGGTCCTCCAGCAGGCACGTCGACGGGCGGTACCGCGATGCCGCCGTCCACGCCCGAGCGCGGGTGCTGCTCGCCGCGGCAGCCCGGGGCATCGCGGCGATCGACGCCGTGCATCTCGACATCGCCGACGTCGACGGCCTCGCGGCCGAGGCGCGCGATGCGGCGGCGCAGGGCTTCAGTGCGAGCGCGTGCATCCACCCCTCGCAGGTCGCGGTGATCCGCGAGGCGTACCGCCCCTCCGATGAGGAGGTCGACGCGGCCCGCGCCCTGCTCGCCGCGGCGGAGGGCCGGCCCGGCGTGTTCGCGCACGAGGGGCGCATGGTCGACGAGCCCGTGCTGCGGCACGCCCGCCGCATCGTCGCGCGCGCGACTCCGTGA
- a CDS encoding globin, translating into MSDAAAPAGPVDPFFTQVGGHDTFVRLVRRFYEGIEHDEVLRPMYPDDDMEGAIWRLTAFLEQYWGGPTTYSEQRGHPRLRMRHMPFKVNPDARDRWLHHMRAAVDELALPPMHEEALWDYLQRAAHAMVNTFEE; encoded by the coding sequence GTGAGCGACGCAGCGGCACCCGCGGGACCGGTCGACCCCTTCTTCACGCAGGTCGGCGGCCATGACACCTTCGTGCGCCTCGTGCGCCGCTTCTACGAGGGCATCGAGCACGACGAGGTGCTGCGACCGATGTACCCCGACGACGACATGGAGGGCGCTATCTGGCGGCTCACCGCGTTCCTCGAGCAGTACTGGGGCGGCCCCACCACGTACAGCGAGCAGCGCGGCCACCCGCGGCTGCGCATGCGGCACATGCCGTTCAAGGTCAACCCCGATGCGCGCGACCGCTGGCTGCACCACATGCGCGCCGCCGTCGACGAGCTGGCGCTGCCGCCGATGCACGAGGAGGCGCTGTGGGACTACCTGCAGCGCGCCGCGCACGCCATGGTCAACACCTTCGAGGAGTAG
- a CDS encoding MaoC family dehydratase, with translation MSVDDRDAAAAAGRRIVQRGLWFEQFEQGATYVHAPGRTITEADNVLFTTLTMNTQALHLDAHWAATQPFGERLVNSMLTLATIVGASVAQLTQGTLVANLGFGAVAFPRPLLLGDTLYSETLVTGARLSASRPGQGVVSLVHTGRDQHGEIVATAERSTLVWCRGAAPGAEEGA, from the coding sequence ATGAGCGTCGACGACCGGGATGCCGCTGCCGCGGCCGGGCGCCGCATCGTGCAGCGCGGGCTCTGGTTCGAGCAGTTCGAGCAGGGCGCGACCTACGTGCACGCTCCGGGCCGCACGATCACCGAGGCCGACAACGTGCTCTTCACGACCCTCACGATGAACACCCAGGCGCTGCACCTCGACGCGCACTGGGCGGCGACGCAGCCCTTCGGCGAACGGCTGGTCAACTCGATGCTGACCCTCGCGACGATCGTGGGGGCATCGGTCGCCCAGCTCACCCAGGGCACCCTCGTCGCGAACCTCGGCTTCGGCGCGGTCGCGTTCCCCCGACCCCTGCTGCTCGGCGACACCCTGTACAGCGAGACGCTCGTGACGGGTGCCCGGCTCTCGGCCTCCCGACCGGGTCAGGGCGTGGTGAGCCTCGTGCACACCGGCCGCGATCAGCACGGCGAGATCGTGGCCACCGCCGAGAGATCGACCCTCGTGTGGTGCCGGGGCGCCGCACCGGGAGCGGAGGAGGGCGCGTGA
- a CDS encoding carboxyl transferase domain-containing protein produces METLGTTTTPETGATNAARMRQLVDELRERLATAALGGPPRSRERHTARGKLLPRERIDALLDEGSPFLEIAPLAATGLYDDEAPGAGVIAGIGLVEGRQVLVIANDATVKGGSYFPMTVKKHLRAQEVAAENRLPCIALVDSGGAYLPLQAEVFPDRDHFGRIFFNQARMSAQGIPQIAAVMGSCTAGGAYVPAMSDETVIVRGQGTIFLGGPPLVKAAIGEVVTAEELGGGEVHATVSGVVDHLADDDRHALQIVRDIVATLPAPAPPVWEVAPSTPPAIDPGSLYDVVPPDVPTPYDVREVIARLVDGGAGWHEFKREYGETLVTGFARIHGHPVGIVANNGVLFSESAQKGAHFIELCDQRGVPLLFLQNISGFMVGRDAEAGGIAKHGAKMVTAVSTTRVPKLTVVIGGSFGAGNYSMCGRAYSPRFLWMWPNARISVMGGAQAASVLGTVRREQLGDDWSPEQQEAFEAPVRALYEQQGSPYFSTGRLWDDGIIDPADTREILGLALDVCSRTPLPDPAFGLFRM; encoded by the coding sequence ATGGAGACCCTCGGTACGACGACGACGCCCGAGACCGGCGCGACGAACGCCGCCCGCATGCGGCAGCTCGTCGACGAGCTGCGCGAGCGCCTCGCGACCGCAGCGCTCGGCGGGCCGCCGCGCTCGCGCGAGCGGCACACCGCCCGCGGCAAGCTGCTGCCGAGGGAGCGCATCGACGCGCTGCTCGACGAGGGCAGCCCCTTCCTCGAGATCGCGCCCCTCGCCGCGACGGGGCTCTACGACGACGAGGCTCCGGGCGCCGGGGTCATCGCGGGCATCGGGCTCGTCGAGGGCCGCCAGGTGCTCGTGATCGCCAACGACGCGACGGTCAAGGGCGGCAGCTACTTCCCCATGACCGTCAAGAAGCACCTGCGGGCGCAGGAGGTCGCGGCCGAGAACCGTCTGCCGTGCATCGCGCTCGTCGACTCCGGCGGCGCCTACCTGCCGCTGCAGGCCGAGGTGTTCCCCGACCGCGACCACTTCGGGCGCATCTTCTTCAACCAGGCGCGCATGTCGGCGCAGGGCATCCCGCAGATCGCCGCCGTCATGGGCTCGTGCACGGCGGGCGGCGCCTACGTGCCGGCGATGAGCGACGAGACGGTCATCGTGCGCGGGCAGGGCACGATCTTCCTCGGCGGTCCGCCGCTCGTGAAGGCGGCGATCGGCGAGGTCGTCACCGCGGAGGAGCTCGGCGGCGGGGAGGTGCACGCGACGGTCTCGGGCGTCGTCGACCACCTCGCGGACGACGATCGGCACGCCCTCCAGATCGTGCGCGACATCGTCGCCACCCTGCCCGCGCCGGCGCCGCCCGTCTGGGAGGTCGCGCCGTCGACGCCGCCGGCGATCGACCCCGGCAGCCTCTACGACGTCGTTCCGCCCGACGTGCCGACGCCCTACGACGTGCGAGAGGTCATCGCGCGGCTCGTCGACGGCGGCGCGGGCTGGCACGAGTTCAAGCGCGAGTACGGCGAGACCCTCGTGACGGGCTTCGCCCGCATCCACGGCCACCCCGTCGGCATCGTCGCCAACAACGGCGTGCTGTTCAGCGAGTCGGCGCAGAAGGGCGCGCACTTCATCGAGCTGTGCGATCAGCGCGGGGTGCCGCTGCTGTTCCTGCAGAACATCTCGGGCTTCATGGTCGGGCGCGACGCCGAGGCGGGCGGCATCGCCAAGCACGGCGCGAAGATGGTGACCGCGGTGTCGACGACGCGCGTGCCGAAGCTCACCGTCGTCATCGGCGGCTCCTTCGGGGCGGGCAACTACTCGATGTGCGGGCGCGCCTACTCGCCGCGGTTCCTCTGGATGTGGCCGAACGCCCGCATCTCCGTCATGGGCGGGGCCCAGGCGGCCTCCGTGCTCGGCACCGTGCGCCGCGAGCAGCTCGGCGACGACTGGAGCCCCGAGCAGCAGGAGGCCTTCGAGGCCCCCGTGCGTGCGCTCTACGAGCAGCAGGGCAGCCCCTACTTCTCGACCGGTCGACTCTGGGACGACGGCATCATCGACCCGGCCGACACCCGCGAGATCCTCGGTCTCGCCCTCGACGTCTGCAGCCGCACGCCGCTGCCCGATCCGGCCTTCGGCCTCTTCAGGATGTGA
- a CDS encoding DUF2510 domain-containing protein: MSDTTPAPVPAGWYPDPAGGPGRRWWNGTAWTEQVEQPYSAGYAPPVLGAPAGTAPYTPWIWILALLPLSSLLSFFLLDVEAIVAQSLASDPSDPFAIPAPTTGELLTNGLGFAAWVLGILFAFLDWRELKKRRVDKPFHFAWSILLSLVYVIGRSVVVKRRIGTGLAPLWTAVAVTVLNIVVVVGVTIQLTAAVISELPALAP, translated from the coding sequence GTGAGCGACACGACCCCCGCCCCCGTTCCCGCCGGCTGGTACCCCGACCCCGCCGGAGGCCCGGGCCGCCGCTGGTGGAACGGCACCGCCTGGACGGAGCAGGTCGAGCAGCCGTACTCGGCCGGCTACGCCCCGCCGGTGCTCGGCGCGCCGGCCGGAACGGCCCCGTACACGCCGTGGATCTGGATCCTCGCGCTGCTGCCGCTCAGCTCGCTGCTGTCCTTCTTCCTGCTCGACGTCGAGGCGATCGTCGCGCAATCCCTGGCGAGCGACCCGTCCGACCCGTTCGCGATCCCCGCCCCGACCACGGGAGAGCTGCTGACGAACGGCCTGGGCTTCGCCGCCTGGGTGCTCGGCATCCTCTTCGCCTTCCTCGACTGGCGCGAGCTGAAGAAGCGCCGCGTCGACAAGCCCTTCCACTTCGCCTGGTCGATCCTGCTGTCGCTGGTCTACGTCATCGGCCGCTCGGTCGTGGTCAAGCGCCGCATCGGCACGGGGCTCGCTCCGCTGTGGACGGCCGTCGCCGTCACCGTGCTGAACATCGTCGTCGTCGTCGGGGTCACGATCCAGCTCACGGCCGCCGTGATCTCGGAGCTGCCGGCGCTCGCCCCCTAG
- a CDS encoding NmrA family NAD(P)-binding protein: MTIVVTGATGHLGRLIIDALIARGVEPAAIVGTGRAVERSADLTARGVRIVAAAYDDAAAMDAALADAETLMLVSGSEVGARVAQHAAAIEAAQRAGVRRIVYTSVLDAADSPLVLAPEHAATERLLADSGLAVTVLRNGWYTENYLGAVQQAAQSGALLTSAGQGRVASASRRDYAEAAAAVITGEGHEGAVYELSGDVAWGFDELAAAASTVTGATIAVQQVTPEQHVAALTGAGLDAGTAGFVVALDGDIRSGLLASTSGDLARLIGRPTTPLEQSLRAALAG, translated from the coding sequence ATGACCATCGTCGTCACCGGAGCCACCGGCCACCTCGGCCGCCTCATCATCGACGCGCTCATCGCCCGGGGCGTCGAGCCCGCCGCGATCGTCGGCACCGGCCGCGCCGTCGAGCGCTCCGCCGATCTCACCGCGCGGGGGGTGCGCATCGTGGCGGCCGCCTACGACGACGCGGCGGCGATGGATGCGGCGCTCGCCGACGCCGAGACCCTCATGCTCGTCTCCGGTTCCGAGGTGGGAGCCCGCGTCGCGCAGCACGCGGCGGCGATCGAGGCCGCGCAGCGTGCCGGAGTGCGGCGCATCGTCTACACGAGCGTGCTCGATGCGGCCGATTCGCCGCTCGTCCTCGCACCCGAGCACGCCGCGACCGAACGGCTGCTGGCCGACTCCGGCCTCGCCGTCACCGTGCTGCGCAACGGCTGGTACACCGAGAACTACCTCGGCGCCGTGCAGCAGGCGGCGCAGAGCGGCGCGCTGCTGACGAGCGCGGGCCAGGGGCGCGTCGCGAGCGCGAGCCGACGCGACTACGCCGAGGCTGCCGCGGCCGTCATCACGGGGGAGGGGCACGAGGGTGCCGTGTACGAGCTCTCGGGCGACGTCGCCTGGGGCTTCGACGAGCTCGCCGCGGCGGCGTCCACCGTGACGGGCGCGACGATCGCGGTGCAGCAGGTCACGCCCGAGCAGCACGTCGCGGCTCTCACCGGCGCGGGGCTCGACGCGGGCACGGCGGGCTTCGTCGTGGCGCTCGACGGCGACATCCGCTCCGGCCTGCTGGCGTCGACCTCGGGCGACCTGGCGCGCCTCATCGGCCGGCCGACGACGCCGCTCGAGCAGAGTCTGCGGGCGGCGCTCGCGGGCTGA
- a CDS encoding acyl-CoA dehydrogenase family protein, which yields MRGFTEEQLELQQLVREFADEVVAPASYEADRAHALPWPVIDQMGEMGLFGLPVPEEYGGQGGDYVDLCIAIEQIARVDQSVAITLEAAVGLGAMPILRSGTEEQKQHWLPRLASGRALAGFGLTEAEAGTDAGATRTTAVLEGDEWVISGSKQFITNSGTPRTELVTVTAVTGRDEAGRPELSAFLVPSGTPGFTVEPAYDKVGWNASDTHPLTFQKARVPAENLLGERGRGYANFLQTLTEGRVAIAALGVGVAQGCLDEALRYAGERTVFGRPVSSNQHIAFTLARMRSRVHLARLATYDAAFAMVAGEPFTAQASIAKIAASEAAMDNARDATQIFGGYGFMNEYLVGRHYRDSKILEIGEGTTEVQLMLIARELGIRS from the coding sequence ATGAGGGGTTTCACCGAGGAGCAGCTCGAGCTGCAGCAGCTCGTGCGCGAGTTCGCCGACGAGGTGGTCGCCCCGGCCTCCTACGAGGCCGACCGCGCCCACGCCCTGCCCTGGCCCGTGATCGATCAGATGGGCGAGATGGGTCTGTTCGGCCTGCCCGTGCCCGAGGAGTACGGCGGTCAGGGCGGCGATTACGTCGACCTGTGCATCGCCATCGAGCAGATCGCGCGCGTCGACCAGTCGGTCGCGATCACGCTCGAAGCGGCCGTCGGGCTCGGCGCGATGCCCATCCTGCGCAGCGGCACGGAGGAGCAGAAGCAGCACTGGCTGCCGCGACTCGCCTCAGGCCGCGCGCTCGCGGGCTTCGGCCTCACCGAGGCGGAGGCCGGCACGGACGCCGGGGCCACCCGCACCACCGCCGTGCTCGAGGGCGACGAGTGGGTCATCTCGGGCTCGAAGCAGTTCATCACGAACTCCGGCACCCCTCGGACCGAGCTCGTGACCGTCACCGCGGTGACCGGCCGCGACGAGGCGGGGCGGCCCGAGCTGAGCGCCTTCCTCGTTCCGAGCGGTACGCCGGGGTTCACCGTCGAGCCCGCCTACGACAAGGTCGGCTGGAACGCCTCCGACACCCACCCCCTGACCTTCCAGAAGGCGCGGGTGCCCGCCGAGAACCTGCTCGGAGAGCGCGGCCGCGGCTACGCGAACTTCCTGCAGACGCTCACCGAGGGCCGGGTGGCGATCGCCGCGCTCGGCGTCGGCGTCGCGCAGGGCTGCCTCGACGAGGCGCTGCGCTACGCGGGCGAGCGCACGGTGTTCGGTCGCCCCGTCTCGTCCAACCAGCACATCGCCTTCACCCTCGCCCGCATGCGCTCGCGCGTGCATCTGGCCCGCCTCGCCACCTACGACGCCGCCTTCGCGATGGTCGCAGGCGAGCCCTTCACCGCGCAGGCGAGCATCGCCAAGATCGCGGCGAGCGAGGCGGCCATGGACAATGCCCGCGACGCGACGCAGATCTTCGGCGGCTACGGCTTCATGAACGAGTACCTCGTCGGCCGGCACTACCGCGACTCGAAGATCCTCGAGATCGGCGAGGGCACCACCGAGGTGCAGCTCATGCTCATCGCGCGCGAGCTGGGCATCCGCTCATGA
- a CDS encoding winged helix-turn-helix transcriptional regulator yields the protein MPPSAPSPDDVGALSALLPGVTDGVLPAACPSRTVLDHVTSKWGVLVIIALSDGTHRWSALRRVVQGVSEKMLAQTLRTLEADGLVHREARPVVPPHVEYRLTERGRGLAEHLLPLMGWIAQNADDIVAEAATR from the coding sequence ATGCCCCCCTCGGCTCCCTCCCCCGACGACGTCGGCGCGCTCAGCGCCCTGCTGCCGGGCGTCACCGACGGCGTGCTGCCCGCGGCCTGCCCGAGCCGCACCGTGCTCGACCACGTGACGAGCAAATGGGGCGTCCTCGTCATCATCGCCCTCAGCGACGGCACCCACCGCTGGAGCGCCCTGCGGCGGGTCGTTCAGGGCGTCAGCGAGAAGATGCTCGCCCAGACCCTGCGCACCCTCGAGGCCGACGGGCTCGTGCATCGCGAGGCGCGGCCGGTCGTGCCGCCCCATGTGGAGTACCGCCTGACCGAGCGGGGGCGCGGGCTGGCCGAGCATCTGCTGCCCCTCATGGGCTGGATCGCGCAGAACGCCGACGACATCGTCGCCGAGGCCGCGACCCGCTGA
- a CDS encoding mechanosensitive ion channel family protein: MDTFDWDMFWQIWGTPIRIIALLVGAGILRAALRFSIKRVVDRVVSGVKKAQAVEHTVELSASPLHAVRVVQRTRTIGSVLNNLATWAIISVTLVLVLAELNFSVTALIASAGVLGAALGFGAQNVVKDMLNGLFMVFEDQLGVGDIVELTSTQGPVSGVVEEVGVRVTQVRDVNGTLWFVRNGEIVTVGNKSQGWARVILDIPAPYTSDVEAVEEVMLATAVALSDEPEWKRKVLEKPEIWGIESISAEALVVRLVVKVRTADQFDIARELRLRLKLALDEMGVTLPAMNRLVLDAIDAPKAPRSRKAAAAPEEKP, encoded by the coding sequence ATGGACACCTTCGACTGGGACATGTTCTGGCAGATCTGGGGCACGCCGATCCGCATCATCGCGCTGCTCGTCGGCGCGGGCATCCTGCGCGCCGCCCTGCGCTTCTCGATCAAGCGCGTCGTCGACCGCGTCGTCAGCGGCGTCAAGAAGGCGCAGGCGGTCGAGCACACCGTCGAGCTGAGCGCCTCGCCGCTGCACGCGGTGCGCGTCGTGCAGCGCACCCGCACGATCGGCAGCGTGCTCAACAACCTCGCCACCTGGGCGATCATCTCGGTGACGCTCGTGCTCGTGCTCGCCGAGCTCAACTTCTCGGTCACCGCCCTGATCGCGAGCGCCGGCGTGCTCGGCGCGGCGCTCGGCTTCGGCGCGCAGAACGTCGTGAAGGACATGCTCAACGGGCTGTTCATGGTGTTCGAGGATCAGCTCGGCGTCGGCGACATCGTCGAGCTCACCTCCACGCAGGGCCCGGTCTCGGGCGTCGTCGAGGAGGTCGGCGTGCGCGTCACCCAGGTGCGCGACGTCAACGGCACTCTCTGGTTCGTGCGCAACGGCGAGATCGTGACCGTCGGCAACAAGTCGCAGGGTTGGGCGCGCGTCATCCTCGACATCCCCGCGCCCTACACCTCCGATGTGGAGGCCGTGGAGGAGGTCATGCTCGCCACCGCCGTCGCGCTCAGCGACGAGCCCGAGTGGAAGCGCAAGGTGCTCGAGAAGCCCGAGATCTGGGGCATCGAGTCGATCTCGGCCGAGGCGCTCGTGGTGCGCCTGGTCGTCAAGGTGCGCACCGCCGACCAGTTCGACATCGCGCGCGAGCTGCGCCTTCGCCTCAAGCTCGCCCTCGACGAGATGGGCGTCACCCTGCCGGCGATGAACCGCCTCGTGCTCGACGCCATCGACGCCCCGAAGGCTCCGCGCAGCCGGAAGGCTGCCGCGGCCCCGGAGGAGAAGCCGTGA
- a CDS encoding acetyl/propionyl/methylcrotonyl-CoA carboxylase subunit alpha: MPPFESVLVANRGEIACRIIRTLRRMGIRSIAVYSDADRDAPHVHLADEAVRLGPAPAAQSYLDVDAVVGAAGAAGASAVHPGYGFLSESPVLARACAEAGIALVGPGLRALEVMGDKMRAKAHVAAHGVPIIPGAGEPGMSDAQLVLAAQDVGVPLIVKPSAGGGGKGMTVVRDLAELPAALRTARRVALAVFGDDALLLERLIERPRHIEVQVLADEHGTTLSLGERECSLQRRHQKVIEEAPSPLLDDAARTAMGEAACAVARSVDYRGAGTVEFLVSDADPSAFFFMEMNTRLQVEHPVTELVTGIDLVEQQLRVAAGEALDLPPVTTSGWAIEARLCAEDAAFLPATGTVLALREPGGEGVRVDSGLQLGSIVTAHYDSLLAKIIVHGVDRAAALAGLDAALARTVVLGVPTNLGALRGLLADDDVRGGRLDTGLVERRAAEEAAAAPARDEAAIVAVALLAHEERERAAAGSGPWARPTGFRLQGSRPVRYVVADASGGSTTVLVSGAAGARRVALVDGAHPDAAALAAAVPARVVLDRRDDGVVVALDEVRTAVLVAHDDDGTVWLTRTGPRAAGGSAWRVRHRQELLAEHRATLDRIEGAVDPEVRASMPGSVVSIAVAVGDVVAAGAPLLVVEAMKMEHAVTAPFAGTVVELVVDVGDQVRQRQLVARVEALAEPAPPAPIAPTASAVPDGAAADPAAPNSTQREGATS; this comes from the coding sequence ATGCCTCCCTTCGAGAGCGTGCTCGTCGCCAACCGCGGTGAGATCGCCTGCCGCATCATCCGCACGCTGCGGCGCATGGGCATCCGCTCGATCGCGGTCTACAGCGACGCCGATCGGGATGCCCCCCACGTGCATCTCGCCGACGAGGCCGTGCGGCTCGGCCCCGCGCCCGCGGCGCAGAGCTACCTCGACGTCGACGCCGTCGTCGGAGCCGCCGGCGCCGCGGGCGCCTCGGCCGTCCATCCGGGCTACGGGTTCCTGTCGGAGAGCCCCGTGCTCGCGCGCGCCTGCGCCGAGGCGGGCATCGCGCTCGTCGGCCCAGGGCTGCGGGCGCTCGAGGTGATGGGCGACAAGATGCGCGCCAAGGCGCACGTCGCGGCCCACGGCGTGCCGATCATCCCCGGAGCGGGCGAGCCCGGCATGTCCGACGCGCAGCTCGTCCTCGCCGCCCAGGACGTCGGCGTGCCGCTCATCGTGAAGCCCTCCGCGGGCGGAGGCGGCAAGGGCATGACGGTCGTGCGCGACCTCGCCGAGCTGCCCGCGGCGCTGCGCACGGCGCGGCGCGTGGCCCTCGCGGTCTTCGGCGATGACGCCCTGCTACTCGAGCGCCTCATCGAGCGCCCTCGTCACATCGAGGTGCAGGTGCTCGCCGACGAGCACGGCACGACGCTCTCCCTCGGGGAGCGGGAGTGCTCGCTGCAGCGCCGCCACCAGAAGGTCATCGAGGAGGCGCCGAGCCCGCTGCTCGACGACGCCGCCCGCACCGCGATGGGCGAGGCGGCCTGCGCCGTCGCCCGCAGCGTCGACTACCGCGGAGCGGGCACCGTCGAGTTCCTCGTCTCCGACGCCGATCCGTCGGCGTTCTTCTTCATGGAGATGAACACGCGGCTGCAGGTCGAGCACCCGGTCACGGAGCTCGTCACGGGCATCGACCTCGTCGAGCAGCAGCTGCGGGTCGCCGCGGGGGAGGCCCTCGACCTGCCGCCGGTGACGACATCCGGGTGGGCGATCGAGGCCCGGCTGTGCGCGGAGGACGCCGCCTTCCTGCCCGCGACGGGAACCGTGCTCGCCCTGCGCGAGCCGGGCGGCGAGGGCGTGCGGGTCGACTCCGGGCTGCAGCTCGGGTCGATCGTGACCGCCCACTACGACTCGCTGCTGGCGAAGATCATCGTGCACGGCGTCGATCGCGCGGCGGCGCTCGCCGGGCTCGATGCGGCTCTCGCGCGCACCGTCGTGCTCGGCGTGCCCACGAACCTCGGCGCGCTGCGCGGTCTGCTCGCCGATGACGATGTGCGCGGCGGCCGCCTCGACACCGGGCTCGTCGAGCGCCGCGCCGCCGAGGAGGCGGCCGCGGCGCCCGCTCGTGACGAGGCCGCCATCGTCGCCGTCGCCCTGCTCGCGCACGAGGAGCGCGAGCGCGCGGCCGCGGGCTCCGGCCCGTGGGCGCGGCCCACCGGCTTCCGCCTGCAGGGATCCCGACCGGTGCGCTACGTCGTCGCCGACGCGAGCGGCGGCTCGACCACGGTGCTCGTCTCGGGCGCCGCCGGGGCCCGCCGCGTCGCTCTCGTCGACGGGGCGCATCCGGATGCCGCCGCTCTCGCCGCGGCCGTGCCCGCCCGCGTCGTGCTCGATCGGCGGGACGACGGGGTCGTGGTCGCCCTCGACGAGGTGCGCACCGCCGTCCTCGTCGCGCACGACGATGACGGGACGGTCTGGCTCACCCGCACTGGACCGCGGGCCGCCGGCGGGAGCGCCTGGCGGGTGCGGCACCGGCAGGAGCTGCTCGCCGAGCACCGGGCGACGCTCGACCGCATCGAGGGCGCCGTCGACCCCGAGGTGCGCGCGTCGATGCCCGGGTCGGTCGTATCGATCGCCGTCGCGGTCGGCGACGTCGTCGCAGCCGGGGCCCCTCTGCTCGTCGTCGAGGCGATGAAGATGGAGCACGCCGTCACGGCCCCGTTCGCGGGGACCGTCGTGGAGCTCGTCGTCGACGTCGGCGACCAGGTGCGTCAGCGCCAGCTCGTCGCCCGCGTCGAGGCCCTGGCCGAACCGGCGCCACCGGCCCCTATCGCCCCTACCGCCTCTGCCGTCCCCGACGGAGCCGCGGCCGACCCGGCCGCACCGAACTCGACCCAGCGCGAAGGAGCGACATCATGA